The region TGGTGCATGGAAATATGAAGTGGGCAATATGGATCATAGCTTTTGTCAGGGCGTGGAATGCGCGCGTCGCTGGCTCAGCGGGGCAGGCCGCGAGGTCGAGCCCACGGTTTTTCAGCCCGGACTGGTGAACAGTCGCAGAAACCCGTAAAAAACCACGTAAAACCATTGCTGTTCCCAGAGAACTGTACTACATCAACTAACTATTATGGCAAAGAATGACAGCATGACAGAAAAGGTGACCGACGGCTTTAACCGTCCTGATTTTGATTTCGAAGTCAGCCTGCGTCCTCCGCAATTCGATGATTTTGTAGGGCAGCGCAAAGTGCGGGAGCGATTGGAGCTGTTTGTCGAAGCAGCACGCGGACGCGACGATGTGTTGGATCATGTTCTGCTGTTTGGTCCTCCGGGATTGGGAAAGACGACGCTGGCTTATATTTTGGCCGAGGAAATGGGGGTTAATCTTAAATGCACATCCGGACCGGTCATCGATAAACCCGGAGATCTGGCAGGGCTGCTCACCAATCTTGAGCGCGGGGATATTTTATTTATCGATGAAATTCATCGGATGCAGCGCACGGTGGAAGAGTATTTGTACTCGGCCATGGAAGATTACGTCATCGACATCATGATTGATCAGGGCCCCAATGCCCGATCCGTTCGACTTAACATTCCACGTTTCACACTGGTTGGAGCCACGACGCGCAGCGGATTATTGACGGCGGCGCTGCGTTCTCGCTTTGGCATGACCAATCGTCTGGATTATTATGACATGGACGAGTTGGCGACGATCATTCTTCGTTCTGCCGGCATCCTCGGTGTGGCCATTGATCAGGACGGTGCCAGCGAGATTGGCGGCAGAGCCCGGGGAACGCCGCGTATTGCCAATAACTTACTGCGCTGGGTGCGTGATTATGCTCAGGTACGAGCCGATAATCATATAACCAGAGAGGTCGCCGATGCTGCGCTGACCATGCTTGATATCGACAGCGATGGGCTGGACGAAATGGATAAACGCATATTAGATGCTCTGCTGATGAAATTTGGAGGCGGACCGGTTGGCCTGAGCAGTCTGGCCGTATCCGTCGGTGAGGAATCAGGAACGATCGAAGAGGTCTACGAACCCTACTTGATTCAGGAAGGGTATATCAAGCGTACGCCGCAGGGGCGTGTCGCCACAGACCGCTGTTACGATAAATTCGGCCTTATGCGTCCTGTTGGCGTGCAGGGACGCCTGTTTTAATTATGAATGCGTTCGCGCAAAACACAGCTTGACTTGCCCATAATCTGTGTATATTGTGCGCCCTCAAACTGTTTTTGGTTTAAAAATTATTAGATTGCCCGATGGTGTAATGGTAGCACACGGCCCTTTGGAGGCCAGAGTCAAGGTTCGAGCCCTTGTCGGGCAACCAATTAAGTATGGAGCAGGATATTGAGAATCTTCGCTGGAAACGCACATAATGCATTAGCAAAATCGATCGCAGAGTATGCCGGAACAACCCTTGGTGAAGTGAATATCAGAGAGTTTCCTGACGGCGAGATTTTTGTGAAAATCGTTGCTAATATAAGAGGTCTGGACGTGTATATCGTCCAGCCCATTTGTATTAAGCCCAATCAATATCTTATGGAAATGCTTATCATGATGGATGCGTTGCGCCGTGCTTCGGCAGCGAGGATTACCGCAGTCATCCCGTATTTCGGGTACGCCCGGCAGGATCGGAAAGACCAGCCGAGAGTTCCTATAACAGCCAAACTCGTTGCAAATCTGCTGGTTGCAGCGGGGGCAGACCGAATTTTAACCATGGATTTGCACGCACAGCAGATTCAGGGTTTTTTTGATATTCCTGTGGATCATCTATATGCAGCACCGGTCATTCAGCGGTATCTAAAGACCAAAGCACTGAAAGATATGGTGGTGGTGGCACCGGATGTCGGCGGTATGAAAATGGCCACAGCCTATGCCGCAGAATTCGGTTCCGGATTTGCTATCGTCTCCAAGGAGCGCCGCAGTGCCACAGAGGTGGAATCCACCGCCGTGGTAGGCGATGTCGTTGGACGCGATTGTA is a window of Spartobacteria bacterium DNA encoding:
- the ruvB gene encoding Holliday junction branch migration DNA helicase RuvB, which translates into the protein MTEKVTDGFNRPDFDFEVSLRPPQFDDFVGQRKVRERLELFVEAARGRDDVLDHVLLFGPPGLGKTTLAYILAEEMGVNLKCTSGPVIDKPGDLAGLLTNLERGDILFIDEIHRMQRTVEEYLYSAMEDYVIDIMIDQGPNARSVRLNIPRFTLVGATTRSGLLTAALRSRFGMTNRLDYYDMDELATIILRSAGILGVAIDQDGASEIGGRARGTPRIANNLLRWVRDYAQVRADNHITREVADAALTMLDIDSDGLDEMDKRILDALLMKFGGGPVGLSSLAVSVGEESGTIEEVYEPYLIQEGYIKRTPQGRVATDRCYDKFGLMRPVGVQGRLF
- a CDS encoding ribose-phosphate pyrophosphokinase codes for the protein MRIFAGNAHNALAKSIAEYAGTTLGEVNIREFPDGEIFVKIVANIRGLDVYIVQPICIKPNQYLMEMLIMMDALRRASAARITAVIPYFGYARQDRKDQPRVPITAKLVANLLVAAGADRILTMDLHAQQIQGFFDIPVDHLYAAPVIQRYLKTKALKDMVVVAPDVGGMKMATAYAAEFGSGFAIVSKERRSATEVESTAVVGDVVGRDCILVDDITSTAGTLCQAARLLKAHGAGDIYAAVSHALLSDLGMERLSNSPIKELITTDSVPQEKSRECDRVTILSVAELLGEAILRIHNNKSVSSLFRLED